From Candidatus Brocadiaceae bacterium, the proteins below share one genomic window:
- a CDS encoding universal stress protein, producing the protein MITLKNILCPIDYSIYSEIALKYAIEFAERYRAKLFLIHVLDSRSYDVDDLEIHGTEITDKEAIDSLKTKLLTCVNEETKNKITVEAIVLYGVPFSEIITASKKYQIDLIVLGTHGRTGLVHAIMGSVAEKVIRKATCPVITIRHPEREFIMP; encoded by the coding sequence ATGATTACGTTAAAAAATATACTCTGCCCTATTGATTACTCTATTTATTCCGAGATAGCGTTAAAATATGCAATAGAATTCGCGGAAAGGTACCGTGCAAAACTTTTCTTGATACACGTTTTGGATAGTCGTAGCTACGATGTTGATGACCTTGAGATACATGGCACTGAAATTACAGATAAGGAAGCTATTGATTCACTGAAGACGAAACTCCTTACCTGTGTAAATGAGGAGACGAAGAACAAAATAACGGTAGAGGCTATTGTACTGTACGGAGTACCATTCTCTGAGATCATTACTGCCTCAAAAAAATATCAGATAGATTTAATTGTGCTTGGTACCCATGGAAGAACGGGACTTGTACATGCAATCATGGGGAGTGTTGCTGAAAAAGTAATCCGGAAGGCCACGTGTCCGGTTATTACCATCCGACATCCAGAACGGGAATTTATTATGCCATAA
- a CDS encoding sulfite exporter TauE/SafE family protein, translated as MDLSTHLISWIGEIPTIFVPFVILAASFIGSIHCIGMCGALALAASAQNKSGLITYHIGRCIGYFCVGSLAGLLGAGFIHSEMNYVPFISSIILGMSFLIIGYNIIKKGQPHIQHPEFLKALYRRGMGRILDARTSPRISGFFIGLLSPLLPCGWLYIFVLIAISTHNALWGGVLLTAFWTGTLPALSGISLLARKPLNHFSGKAKVLFGCLFILIGISSLVVKLAGISTGGHCCH; from the coding sequence TTGGACCTGTCAACTCATTTGATAAGCTGGATTGGTGAAATACCAACCATTTTCGTGCCTTTTGTGATTCTTGCCGCAAGTTTTATCGGCAGCATACACTGTATCGGAATGTGCGGAGCGCTGGCCCTCGCAGCGAGCGCCCAAAACAAATCAGGCCTTATCACCTACCATATCGGACGTTGTATCGGCTATTTTTGCGTAGGAAGCCTTGCAGGACTCCTGGGCGCTGGATTTATTCATTCTGAAATGAACTATGTGCCATTCATTTCTTCCATAATTTTAGGCATGAGTTTTCTGATTATCGGATATAACATCATAAAAAAGGGACAACCGCATATACAGCACCCCGAATTTTTGAAGGCGCTTTACCGGAGAGGGATGGGGCGCATACTGGACGCCAGAACCTCCCCCCGAATAAGTGGTTTTTTCATAGGCTTGCTGAGTCCTTTATTACCCTGCGGATGGCTATACATCTTTGTCCTGATCGCAATTTCAACCCACAACGCCTTATGGGGAGGAGTATTACTGACAGCTTTCTGGACAGGCACCCTTCCTGCCCTTTCAGGGATTTCCTTACTGGCAAGAAAACCCCTCAACCATTTCAGCGGCAAGGCAAAGGTTCTTTTTGGTTGTTTATTTATCCTCATAGGCATATCCAGTCTCGTGGTAAAATTAGCAGGCATTTCCACCGGAGGGCATTGTTGCCATTGA
- the ccoG gene encoding cytochrome c oxidase accessory protein CcoG, which yields MTENVRVLSKYRPGTFQSGAHRINPYPKSVRGFYRRYRTIVQIILMIMFFSLPWITIHGLPAILIDLINRKFVFFGLSFRGHDSPLLFYVFASFSLGLAFATSIWGRIWCGWVCPQTVIIDGIFRKTEVLIEGNRIARKKLRESPFNLEKIIKKSFKWFLFFLVSSVLCHTFFAYFVGAENLAKMSSNSPFKNWVPFLIVSITTVIVLLNFGWYREQLCITVCPYGRLQSVLMDENSLVVVYDEKRGEPRKGSVPEHERTGDCINCFNCVKSCPTGIDIRRGVQMECIACTACIDACDAVMQKMKKPKGLIRYDSENGLTGKTANVWRMRTCIYSGFILASCIGLFFSVFNRPALDITFIRAQESPYQVFNSSNEPVMITNHYKIYLKNQSSHTLDVDFDRSETMNSSQIEIIAPAYPATLLPGESLQSHIFLKFPESILGEKGQKMFCLQIITTSDTTAQKYPEEITLVGPVNSFDKLDW from the coding sequence ATGACAGAAAATGTACGTGTATTGTCTAAATATCGCCCGGGCACATTCCAGAGTGGAGCGCATCGGATAAACCCGTACCCAAAGTCCGTTCGTGGGTTTTATCGAAGATACAGGACTATCGTACAGATTATCTTGATGATTATGTTCTTTAGTCTTCCTTGGATTACCATACATGGCCTTCCTGCAATCCTCATAGATTTGATCAATAGAAAATTCGTTTTTTTCGGCTTGAGTTTCCGTGGTCACGACTCTCCTCTGCTCTTTTATGTATTTGCGAGTTTTTCTCTGGGACTTGCCTTTGCCACTTCAATATGGGGGAGAATCTGGTGTGGATGGGTCTGTCCGCAGACAGTTATAATCGATGGCATTTTTCGAAAAACTGAAGTTCTTATAGAAGGCAATCGCATTGCCAGAAAGAAGCTTCGGGAATCACCTTTTAATCTGGAAAAAATAATTAAAAAATCATTCAAATGGTTTTTGTTTTTTCTTGTCAGTTCAGTTCTCTGTCATACATTTTTTGCTTACTTTGTCGGAGCTGAAAATCTGGCAAAAATGAGTTCAAATTCACCCTTTAAAAACTGGGTTCCTTTTTTAATCGTAAGCATAACAACGGTAATAGTTCTTTTAAATTTTGGTTGGTACAGAGAACAATTGTGTATCACCGTCTGCCCGTATGGGAGGCTTCAATCAGTACTCATGGATGAAAATTCCCTTGTTGTCGTCTACGATGAAAAAAGAGGAGAGCCTCGTAAAGGATCTGTTCCGGAACATGAAAGAACGGGAGATTGCATCAACTGTTTTAACTGTGTCAAATCCTGTCCGACTGGAATTGATATTCGCCGGGGCGTGCAGATGGAATGCATTGCCTGTACCGCATGTATCGACGCCTGCGATGCGGTAATGCAAAAAATGAAAAAGCCGAAAGGGCTTATTCGATATGATTCTGAAAATGGGTTGACAGGGAAAACAGCAAACGTCTGGAGGATGAGGACGTGTATCTATTCAGGTTTTATACTGGCTTCTTGTATCGGCCTGTTTTTCAGTGTTTTCAACCGGCCGGCATTAGACATTACATTCATAAGGGCACAGGAAAGTCCCTATCAGGTATTCAACTCCTCAAACGAACCTGTTATGATAACGAATCATTATAAGATATATCTGAAAAATCAAAGCTCCCACACACTTGATGTTGATTTTGACCGAAGCGAAACGATGAATAGTTCTCAAATAGAAATTATTGCGCCTGCTTATCCGGCGACACTGTTGCCGGGGGAATCGTTACAGAGTCATATTTTTTTAAAATTCCCCGAATCGATCCTGGGGGAAAAAGGACAAAAAATGTTTTGCTTACAAATCATTACAACATCTGATACAACTGCTCAAAAATACCCGGAGGAAATTACTCTTGTTGGACCTGTCAACTCATTTGATAAGCTGGATTGGTGA
- a CDS encoding c-type cytochrome gives MNQEEKTSFEDTVIPGYEYDGITELDNPCPKWLMYIFYFTLIFSIFYLGYFIGRSTKPSEFQKTSLVEAQEILSQSQKKRPEMSTIEASALLQDMDALAQGESLYVAKCKACHGPEGEGLIGPNLTDNYWLHGRGKIIDIATIIRTGIEDKGMMPWEGKLPEEDILKIAAYIKSLSGTQPPNAKEPEGDLIEK, from the coding sequence ATGAATCAGGAAGAAAAGACCTCTTTTGAGGATACGGTAATACCAGGCTATGAGTATGATGGAATTACCGAATTAGATAATCCTTGCCCAAAGTGGTTGATGTATATATTTTATTTTACCCTGATTTTTTCTATTTTTTATCTGGGCTATTTTATTGGCAGGAGCACAAAACCCAGTGAATTTCAGAAAACATCGCTGGTCGAAGCGCAGGAAATTCTTTCCCAGTCACAAAAAAAGCGACCAGAAATGAGCACGATTGAGGCATCGGCTCTTTTACAAGATATGGATGCGCTCGCACAAGGAGAATCTTTGTACGTTGCCAAATGTAAAGCCTGCCACGGACCCGAGGGAGAAGGATTGATCGGTCCCAACTTAACGGATAATTATTGGTTGCATGGCAGGGGCAAAATCATCGATATTGCTACTATCATTAGAACCGGTATAGAAGATAAGGGAATGATGCCATGGGAGGGAAAACTTCCGGAAGAAGATATTTTAAAAATCGCTGCCTACATTAAATCTTTATCAGGCACTCAGCCTCCGAACGCAAAAGAACCAGAAGGCGACCTTATTGAAAAGTGA
- a CDS encoding cbb3-type cytochrome c oxidase subunit 3: MKQQALAYFTDTYLSAIGFFLFFCVFCGSVFWVYRRGSRKHYQSISQLPLSEEDRHESGRKDLF; the protein is encoded by the coding sequence ATGAAACAGCAAGCGCTGGCATATTTTACTGATACGTATTTATCTGCAATTGGATTTTTTTTGTTCTTTTGTGTTTTTTGCGGTTCTGTTTTCTGGGTCTACAGGAGAGGCTCAAGGAAGCATTATCAAAGTATATCTCAATTACCACTGAGTGAGGAGGACAGACATGAATCAGGAAGAAAAGACCTCTTTTGA
- the ccoN gene encoding cytochrome-c oxidase, cbb3-type subunit I, with protein sequence MSFTNADNKNLIQVNYDDKIVRLFTLATIFWAAIGFLIGVFVAFQIAVWQLNFDTGWLTYGRLRPVHTNANIFAFAGNAIFAGIYHSSQRLLKTRMFSDFLGRVHFWGWQCIIVLAAVTIPLGLTQGKEYAELEWPIDIIVALVWVVFAINFFGTLLKRNEKHLYVSIWFYISTIVTVAVLYIVNAISLPVSFFKSYIVYAGVQDALVQWWYGHNAVAFFLTTPFLGLMYYYIPKAAKRPIYSYRLSVVHFWSLIFIYIWAGPHHLLNTALPGWLQTLGVIFSVMLWAPSWGGMVNGLLTLRGAWHLLRTDPVIKFMIAAVTFYGMATFEGPLLSIKAVNSLGHYTDWIVGHVHLGTLGWNGFLVFGMIYYIVPRLWKTELFSKNLANMHFWIGLLGILFYYVSMLAAGITQGLMWREIYPNGNLVYPDFIETVTRIVPLYYFRAMGGVLFLFGFVLLLYNIYKTIQQSSKELTDETAQVKGGAFVAAHSEHGHRRLEGMAAIFTFLALIAILVGTVIQIVPTLSIHKYVKMENKVAPFTPLELAGRDIYIKEGCHNCHSQMIRPIESEVLRYGSASILEESMFDRPFQWGSKRTGPDLARIGKKYPDLWHYMHMVNPRSIVQASTMPAYPWLVSSKIHFYGLRKKTSMLNKLGVPYSDKELADADILAELQAHEIAEKLKKQGVKEDVSDKEIVALIAYLQSLGQKGGQ encoded by the coding sequence ATGAGTTTTACAAACGCTGACAACAAAAACCTGATTCAGGTTAATTATGACGACAAAATTGTCAGGTTATTTACTTTAGCTACGATATTCTGGGCAGCTATTGGGTTTTTGATAGGCGTATTTGTAGCATTTCAAATAGCTGTGTGGCAATTAAATTTTGATACGGGGTGGTTAACGTATGGCCGATTGAGACCGGTGCATACCAATGCGAACATATTTGCGTTTGCAGGCAACGCCATTTTTGCGGGGATATATCATTCCTCACAAAGGCTACTGAAGACGCGGATGTTTTCTGATTTTTTAGGCAGGGTGCACTTTTGGGGATGGCAATGTATTATTGTTTTGGCGGCGGTCACAATACCACTTGGATTAACGCAAGGAAAGGAATATGCGGAACTTGAATGGCCAATTGATATAATAGTAGCCTTGGTATGGGTTGTTTTTGCCATTAATTTTTTTGGTACGCTGCTGAAACGCAACGAAAAACATCTGTATGTGTCCATTTGGTTTTATATATCCACTATTGTTACGGTTGCTGTTCTTTATATTGTAAATGCAATCAGCTTGCCCGTTAGTTTCTTTAAAAGCTACATTGTCTATGCTGGTGTTCAAGATGCGCTTGTGCAATGGTGGTATGGGCATAACGCAGTGGCCTTTTTTCTCACAACTCCCTTCTTAGGGCTCATGTATTATTACATACCGAAAGCCGCAAAAAGGCCCATTTACAGTTACCGGCTTTCCGTCGTCCACTTTTGGTCTCTTATCTTTATATATATATGGGCGGGCCCGCATCACCTTTTGAACACTGCTTTACCAGGATGGCTACAAACATTAGGAGTCATATTCAGCGTAATGCTTTGGGCTCCAAGCTGGGGAGGTATGGTGAACGGACTCCTGACACTTCGTGGCGCATGGCATTTATTAAGGACAGATCCCGTAATCAAATTTATGATAGCCGCCGTTACCTTTTATGGTATGGCCACTTTTGAAGGACCGCTTCTTTCCATTAAAGCCGTAAATTCTCTCGGCCATTACACGGATTGGATTGTGGGTCATGTGCATTTAGGAACCTTAGGCTGGAATGGTTTTCTGGTGTTTGGAATGATCTATTATATTGTGCCTAGATTATGGAAAACGGAATTATTCAGCAAAAATTTGGCAAATATGCATTTCTGGATAGGCCTTTTAGGAATACTGTTTTACTATGTTTCCATGTTGGCTGCCGGAATCACACAGGGTTTAATGTGGAGGGAGATATATCCCAATGGCAATCTTGTCTATCCGGACTTCATTGAAACGGTCACCCGTATTGTACCGCTTTATTATTTCCGAGCCATGGGTGGAGTCTTATTTTTATTCGGTTTTGTTCTGTTGCTGTACAATATCTATAAAACGATCCAGCAATCATCAAAAGAGTTAACGGATGAAACGGCACAGGTGAAGGGGGGCGCTTTTGTTGCTGCCCATTCCGAGCATGGGCACCGAAGACTCGAAGGAATGGCCGCGATTTTTACCTTTTTGGCGCTCATTGCGATATTGGTAGGCACCGTTATACAGATTGTTCCCACGCTTTCCATCCACAAATATGTTAAAATGGAAAACAAAGTTGCCCCATTTACCCCGCTGGAATTGGCGGGGAGAGATATTTACATAAAAGAAGGGTGTCACAATTGCCATTCACAGATGATTCGGCCGATTGAGTCAGAGGTTCTTCGGTATGGAAGCGCCTCTATACTTGAAGAGTCCATGTTTGATAGACCGTTTCAATGGGGGTCAAAGCGAACGGGGCCTGACCTGGCGCGGATCGGGAAAAAATATCCGGATCTCTGGCATTACATGCATATGGTAAACCCCAGATCGATTGTACAGGCATCTACCATGCCTGCGTATCCCTGGCTGGTTTCATCAAAAATACATTTTTATGGTTTAAGAAAAAAGACTTCCATGCTAAACAAACTGGGAGTCCCGTATTCAGATAAGGAACTGGCTGATGCAGATATTTTAGCAGAGTTACAAGCACATGAAATTGCGGAAAAACTAAAAAAACAAGGAGTAAAAGAAGACGTGTCAGATAAAGAGATTGTAGCGTTAATAGCATACCTCCAGTCACTTGGACAAAAAGGAGGTCAATAG
- the ccoS gene encoding cbb3-type cytochrome oxidase assembly protein CcoS, with the protein MTILYLIIPIAISLVSFFVIIFLWAVRSEQFDDLETPAHKILIDDWNKDLPEKF; encoded by the coding sequence ATGACAATTCTTTACCTTATTATTCCTATTGCGATTAGTCTCGTTTCGTTTTTCGTAATCATTTTTCTATGGGCCGTAAGGAGTGAGCAATTTGATGATCTCGAAACGCCTGCCCATAAAATCTTAATCGATGATTGGAACAAAGATTTGCCGGAAAAGTTTTAA
- a CDS encoding heavy metal translocating P-type ATPase, with amino-acid sequence MTQKIFEDTVKLQNTNSNCSHCGIVIPHKSTVISGTNDTVFCCWGCETVYHIVHKQKFSLVNKPYPDSSGYDFLDNEAFLKDYLIQSHDKHGMRFFIEGIQCTSCLWIIEQIPDWIPQVESTHLNMSQKTLFVSLKEPGYFGKVVSTLAALGYRTYPIKNLEEAKVFHRRENHQQLMRLGVAAACTGNIMLVSFSLYSGLKDQMAMVFQYLNLAFFLPILFYCAHPFYRTFWRSLKTRRPSIDVPIIVAVIIGFGLSVLNLVRGNKDFYFDSLSVLVVLLLASRYFLNRTQQALAGSSHLQSFLKSQICQRWSNAIQAYEKVPASQLQEGDTVLIKKGDRIPADGIVTNEWVNINPSILTGESLPQKLLKGSRIFAGTQVISDSAEIVVKHTVGDSRIGEILKKVEEQVQTKTPFISFTDKAAQFFTIFVLTLGTVFFLFYAMIDPEEAVRRSLALIILACPCALAFAIPLTQSISLRKASKKGYLIKNAESLEKLGQVKNAFFDKTGTLTQGLFEFIGWRSPTRNGPNTFFPDHELLNAVYSIEIHSQHPVARSLVKHLEKGEIKRLPVRSLKEIPRAGISGMAGENTYKILSASLGEPDDGNSDIIASVVSIYKNGGIAAYACLGDTLRNDAKQTVLHLKHMGIKSHILSGDKKIPVAIVAKKLCLESEQTASNLFPEEKDNIIKRTPQSLMVGDGVNDALAMSSDAVSIAVQGSVESSLLAADIYLTKEGVFPVVDLILLSKHTLTVIKRNLAFSFAYNFTGGMAALFGYISPLTAAILMPVSSLAVLASSVFGTKFLRRFNK; translated from the coding sequence ATGACACAGAAAATATTTGAAGATACAGTGAAACTACAGAATACCAATAGCAACTGTTCTCATTGTGGTATCGTTATTCCTCATAAGAGCACAGTCATTTCCGGTACGAACGATACTGTTTTTTGTTGTTGGGGTTGTGAAACGGTTTATCATATAGTGCATAAACAAAAGTTTTCCCTCGTCAACAAACCCTACCCAGACTCTTCAGGGTATGATTTTTTAGATAATGAAGCATTTTTAAAAGACTATTTAATTCAATCCCATGACAAGCACGGCATGAGATTTTTTATTGAAGGCATTCAATGCACTTCATGCCTCTGGATCATAGAACAAATTCCTGACTGGATTCCTCAAGTTGAATCTACTCACTTAAACATGAGCCAAAAAACATTGTTTGTTTCCTTAAAAGAACCTGGATATTTCGGAAAGGTCGTTTCAACCCTGGCAGCCCTCGGCTATCGAACCTATCCGATAAAAAATCTAGAAGAGGCAAAAGTTTTCCATAGGAGGGAAAATCATCAGCAATTGATGAGACTTGGAGTCGCTGCTGCCTGCACGGGAAACATCATGCTGGTTTCATTTTCTCTCTATTCAGGATTGAAGGATCAAATGGCAATGGTATTTCAATACCTTAATCTCGCGTTTTTTCTTCCCATTTTGTTTTACTGCGCACATCCTTTTTACAGGACTTTCTGGCGTTCCTTAAAAACCAGACGGCCGAGTATCGATGTACCGATTATTGTTGCTGTCATTATTGGCTTCGGGTTGAGCGTGCTGAATTTAGTCAGGGGAAATAAAGATTTTTACTTTGATTCTCTTTCGGTGCTGGTTGTTTTATTACTGGCAAGCAGATATTTTTTAAATAGAACCCAGCAAGCACTAGCAGGAAGTTCCCACCTGCAATCATTTCTCAAGTCTCAGATATGTCAGCGATGGAGCAATGCAATTCAGGCATATGAAAAGGTTCCTGCAAGTCAGTTACAGGAAGGAGATACCGTACTCATTAAGAAAGGGGATCGTATTCCCGCGGATGGTATTGTTACAAATGAGTGGGTAAATATCAACCCTTCCATTCTGACAGGAGAAAGTCTTCCGCAAAAGCTCCTCAAAGGTTCCCGGATTTTTGCCGGAACCCAGGTGATTTCAGACTCAGCTGAAATTGTCGTTAAACATACGGTCGGCGACAGTCGAATCGGGGAAATACTAAAAAAGGTCGAAGAACAGGTCCAAACCAAAACACCTTTCATCTCATTTACGGATAAAGCAGCTCAATTTTTCACCATTTTTGTGCTTACTCTGGGGACGGTTTTCTTTTTATTCTATGCAATGATAGATCCTGAAGAGGCGGTCAGGAGATCGCTTGCCCTTATTATCCTGGCATGTCCCTGTGCGTTGGCTTTTGCCATACCTTTAACACAGAGCATTTCTTTGAGGAAGGCCTCAAAGAAGGGTTACTTAATTAAAAATGCCGAATCACTGGAAAAACTGGGTCAGGTAAAAAATGCTTTTTTTGATAAAACAGGCACCCTTACCCAGGGTCTTTTTGAATTTATCGGATGGAGGTCTCCGACACGAAACGGTCCAAACACATTTTTCCCGGACCACGAACTACTCAATGCGGTATACTCCATAGAAATTCACTCACAACATCCTGTTGCCCGTTCTCTGGTAAAACATCTGGAAAAAGGAGAGATAAAAAGACTGCCGGTTCGTTCCCTGAAGGAAATTCCCAGAGCTGGAATTTCCGGAATGGCCGGAGAGAATACGTATAAAATTTTGTCTGCATCCTTGGGGGAACCTGACGACGGCAATTCTGATATTATCGCCAGTGTAGTTTCCATCTACAAAAACGGGGGAATTGCCGCTTATGCATGCCTGGGAGATACGCTCCGCAATGACGCAAAACAAACCGTTCTCCATCTGAAGCATATGGGCATAAAGTCCCACATTTTATCCGGAGACAAAAAAATCCCCGTGGCAATTGTTGCAAAAAAACTCTGTCTGGAAAGTGAACAAACAGCTTCAAACCTGTTTCCCGAGGAAAAAGACAACATCATCAAACGCACGCCCCAGTCTTTAATGGTTGGGGATGGTGTAAATGATGCGCTTGCTATGTCATCGGATGCCGTCAGCATTGCTGTACAGGGAAGTGTTGAGTCCAGCCTGCTGGCTGCGGATATTTACCTGACAAAAGAAGGTGTTTTTCCCGTAGTGGATTTGATCTTGCTGAGTAAGCATACCCTGACTGTCATAAAAAGGAATCTTGCTTTTTCGTTTGCATATAATTTCACGGGGGGAATGGCCGCGCTTTTCGGATACATATCCCCCCTGACTGCTGCTATATTGATGCCGGTTAGCTCTCTTGCCGTGCTGGCATCTTCTGTTTTCGGCACAAAGTTTTTGAGAAGATTCAATAAATAA
- a CDS encoding energy-coupling factor ABC transporter ATP-binding protein gives MEFCDVSFGYSLEEKILEKINFNVRKKEIVTILGLSGNGKSTLLMLANRLLETSGGVICYNGQNIRHISPLVLRKEIGYLSQIPYLIEGTVKDNLLLPFYQRKIPEDIEEHWNRILLAVGLRQSYLFRSSHELSVGEKQRVALARALMNQPQLLLLDEPNSALDEEHTRILVSSLKRIVQEESLSLLIVTHQIGFAHDVGDRFLVLKNGGMEEIKDLKYAFIRERE, from the coding sequence TTGGAATTTTGTGACGTTTCCTTTGGCTATTCGCTTGAGGAAAAAATCCTGGAAAAGATCAATTTCAACGTCAGAAAAAAAGAAATTGTTACTATTTTAGGATTATCCGGAAACGGAAAATCAACCTTGCTCATGTTGGCAAATCGATTGCTTGAGACATCAGGAGGGGTCATTTGTTATAACGGTCAAAATATCAGGCACATTTCTCCCCTTGTATTGAGGAAAGAAATAGGGTATCTATCTCAAATTCCATACCTCATAGAAGGTACGGTAAAAGACAACCTTCTTTTGCCCTTTTATCAACGTAAAATTCCTGAAGATATTGAAGAACACTGGAACAGGATTCTTTTGGCGGTAGGACTCCGGCAATCATACCTTTTCCGTTCTTCACATGAGCTGTCGGTAGGAGAAAAACAGCGGGTAGCGCTGGCGAGGGCGCTGATGAATCAACCTCAACTCCTTCTCCTGGATGAACCCAATTCGGCATTAGACGAAGAACATACCCGCATCCTGGTTTCCAGTTTAAAACGTATCGTACAGGAAGAATCGCTCTCCTTATTAATCGTTACTCATCAGATCGGATTTGCTCACGATGTGGGAGATAGATTCCTGGTACTGAAGAATGGCGGCATGGAAGAGATTAAAGACCTTAAATATGCCTTTATAAGGGAAAGAGAATGA
- the fetB gene encoding iron export ABC transporter permease subunit FetB has protein sequence MNTVVDISWVRLGLGILFIIILLSISLYETLQLEKSILTGTLRASLQLILVGYLINVIFNHKEWYFVLLILMIMLLVASRTLIKRLKNPIRGTYVYALVAVSLASLLSLILIFKVIIAIPVWYEPQYLIPIAGMIIAGGMNGAALAGERYRSEMELRLPEMEMLLSLGYESRKASRRPRQQALTAALIPSLNNMMVMGIVHLPGMMTGQIVAGSNPVTAVKYQIVIVLSLAATVSLASWIFLSLLDKKFFTPNHQIRYELIRTRRL, from the coding sequence ATGAATACTGTTGTTGATATTTCCTGGGTTCGACTGGGGTTAGGAATTCTTTTTATCATTATCCTGCTGAGTATCTCCCTCTATGAAACCTTACAACTGGAAAAATCTATTCTGACAGGAACCCTTCGTGCCTCTTTGCAACTGATTCTGGTAGGATACCTGATCAATGTAATATTTAATCATAAGGAATGGTACTTTGTCCTGCTTATCCTCATGATTATGCTCCTTGTTGCCTCACGAACCCTCATCAAAAGACTCAAAAACCCTATACGGGGAACATATGTTTATGCGTTAGTTGCCGTTTCTCTTGCGTCTCTTCTTTCTCTTATACTTATTTTTAAGGTAATTATTGCCATTCCTGTCTGGTATGAACCTCAGTACCTGATTCCTATAGCGGGAATGATCATTGCCGGAGGAATGAACGGGGCAGCCCTGGCGGGAGAACGTTACCGGAGTGAGATGGAACTGCGATTGCCGGAAATGGAAATGCTCCTTTCTCTTGGATATGAATCCCGGAAAGCCTCCCGAAGGCCCCGGCAGCAGGCCCTTACAGCCGCATTGATACCTTCCCTCAATAACATGATGGTCATGGGAATCGTTCATCTTCCCGGCATGATGACCGGGCAGATTGTGGCGGGCTCTAATCCGGTAACTGCGGTTAAATACCAGATTGTCATTGTCCTCAGTCTTGCGGCGACGGTCAGCCTGGCATCATGGATATTCCTTTCGCTCTTAGACAAAAAGTTTTTTACCCCCAATCATCAAATCCGTTACGAGTTGATTCGTACCAGACGTTTATAA